The following are encoded in a window of Anaerolineae bacterium genomic DNA:
- a CDS encoding serine hydroxymethyltransferase, translating to MGQKDFLFRDDLVTLDPEVAALIGFEEARQHHRLILIPSESTISAAVRSATASVFQNIYAEGYPLQSTRKLTEAEILDYEARLAEYRRNSDERYYKGTEYADIVEALARRRAAELFATPAIPAEKLWVNVQPLSGAPANNAVYSALVQPGETVMGMDLLHGGHLTHGSPVNRSGIYYHIVSYGVDPQTERLDYDAIQKLAEQHRPRLIICGFTSYPYVADYARFRQIADSVGAYLLADISHIAGLTAAGVVPSPIGHAHVVSFTTHKTMDGPRGAVLITHDSAIGRKLDRAVFPGEQGGPHINAMAGMAVAFKLARTEQFRRLQEQTIRNAVRLAEKLAEHGFRIPYGGTDSHMLLLDCKSITGPDGTPLSGDMAARILDLAGIVLNRNTIPGDKSAFSASGLRMGTPWLTQRGFREPEIDRLAAIISNVLHACTPFSYLKGNKPQLRSKVDFDVLQQAALDVRTLVHDVGIDTPGPDGIGYPHVYYIDSIPDTGWHVLEIIGEDAEAFLQAATTNDVLALGDGDAQATNLLNPDGTPISRGVLKRLNRDTYHLHVDRNAGRAAAWLRSLSDGFVRFDPLDLHGKLPGPVIVREVSHAQPIPGVSGDGYTAGKAFFIGVHGERYSGPKAAPLPAFSWEEPADQPLRKTTLNALHRELGAKMVPFAGWDMPVWYSSVAEEHLAVRNSAGVFDVSHMGVWDISGRGAEAFLDALTTNDVRALKPGTAHYNYLLGVDGVPIDDIFVYRLAADHFMIVVNASNDDKDWAWVSGLIDGKYLVDPANPGAVLPGRHEVTLRNLRDPRHGPDMRVDIALQGPSSRDILLSLHASEADRTAIKKLPWAGIAHVTLKGYDVIVTRTGYTGERIAYELFLHPDKAPAFFKDLVDSGAVPCGLAARDSLRTEAGLPLYGHELAGILGLGPADAGFGGYVKTWKPFFVGKRAFLEHERTRSAMVTRFRLNAKGMRPPQPGDPVVEPRGRVIGMVTSCSIDSEGYQLGQAYIKTDFLEEGTPIAIYTGAEKLTLSKPFGQLRIGDKAPVPTPATVLSRFPKRE from the coding sequence ATGGGGCAGAAGGATTTCCTGTTCCGCGACGACCTGGTCACACTCGACCCGGAAGTCGCCGCTTTGATCGGCTTTGAGGAAGCGCGCCAGCATCACCGCCTGATCCTGATCCCATCCGAATCCACTATCTCAGCGGCAGTCCGTAGCGCTACCGCCTCTGTCTTCCAAAACATTTATGCGGAAGGCTACCCGCTGCAGAGCACGCGCAAACTGACCGAAGCCGAGATACTGGATTACGAAGCCCGCCTGGCGGAATATCGCCGGAATTCCGATGAGCGCTACTACAAAGGGACGGAGTACGCGGATATTGTGGAAGCGCTGGCTCGCCGCCGCGCCGCCGAACTTTTCGCCACCCCTGCCATTCCGGCGGAGAAACTGTGGGTTAATGTCCAGCCTCTCTCCGGCGCGCCGGCCAACAACGCCGTTTATTCGGCACTTGTTCAACCCGGTGAGACGGTGATGGGCATGGATCTGCTCCATGGCGGGCATCTGACGCACGGCAGCCCTGTCAACCGCAGCGGTATCTACTATCACATCGTTAGCTACGGCGTCGATCCTCAGACCGAGCGGTTGGACTATGACGCCATCCAGAAGCTGGCGGAACAACACCGCCCCCGGCTGATCATCTGCGGTTTCACCAGCTATCCCTATGTGGCTGACTATGCCCGCTTCCGCCAGATCGCCGATTCCGTCGGCGCTTACCTGCTGGCGGATATCTCTCACATTGCCGGTCTGACCGCCGCTGGCGTCGTCCCCAGCCCGATTGGCCATGCGCATGTGGTCAGCTTCACCACCCATAAGACGATGGACGGCCCGCGTGGAGCCGTGCTGATCACCCACGACTCTGCCATCGGCCGCAAACTGGACCGCGCCGTCTTCCCCGGCGAACAGGGCGGCCCGCACATCAACGCGATGGCTGGGATGGCTGTTGCCTTCAAGCTGGCCCGTACAGAACAGTTCCGCCGCCTGCAGGAACAAACCATCCGCAATGCCGTCCGCCTGGCGGAGAAACTGGCCGAGCACGGCTTTCGCATCCCCTATGGCGGCACCGATTCGCATATGCTCCTGCTCGACTGCAAGAGCATCACCGGCCCGGATGGCACGCCGCTCAGTGGCGACATGGCCGCTCGTATCCTGGACCTGGCCGGGATTGTCCTCAACCGCAACACCATCCCTGGCGACAAGAGCGCCTTCAGCGCCAGCGGTCTGCGCATGGGCACCCCCTGGCTGACCCAGCGCGGCTTCCGCGAGCCGGAGATTGATCGCCTGGCGGCCATCATCAGCAATGTGTTGCACGCCTGCACACCCTTCAGTTACCTCAAGGGCAACAAACCACAACTCCGCAGCAAGGTGGACTTCGATGTCCTGCAGCAGGCAGCGCTGGACGTGCGCACCCTGGTGCACGATGTGGGCATCGACACACCTGGGCCGGATGGCATTGGCTATCCCCACGTGTACTACATCGACAGCATCCCTGACACCGGCTGGCATGTCCTGGAGATCATCGGCGAGGATGCTGAGGCTTTCCTGCAGGCAGCCACCACCAACGATGTCCTGGCCCTGGGTGATGGCGACGCCCAGGCCACTAACCTGCTGAATCCGGATGGCACACCGATCAGCCGGGGTGTCCTCAAACGGCTCAATCGTGACACTTACCATCTCCATGTGGATCGGAATGCCGGTCGGGCTGCGGCCTGGCTGCGCTCACTCTCTGACGGCTTTGTCCGCTTTGATCCGCTCGACCTGCACGGGAAATTGCCCGGCCCGGTCATCGTACGCGAGGTGAGCCACGCCCAGCCCATCCCCGGCGTCAGCGGCGATGGCTACACCGCCGGCAAGGCGTTCTTCATCGGGGTACACGGCGAACGGTACAGCGGCCCAAAGGCGGCTCCACTACCAGCCTTTAGCTGGGAAGAACCGGCCGATCAGCCCCTGCGCAAGACCACCCTGAATGCCCTACACCGCGAGCTGGGCGCCAAGATGGTGCCTTTCGCCGGCTGGGACATGCCGGTGTGGTATTCCAGCGTGGCAGAGGAGCATCTGGCCGTCCGCAACAGCGCGGGAGTTTTTGATGTTTCCCATATGGGCGTGTGGGACATCAGCGGTCGCGGCGCGGAAGCTTTCCTCGACGCCCTGACTACCAACGATGTGCGCGCCCTGAAGCCGGGCACGGCCCATTACAACTACCTGCTGGGCGTGGATGGCGTGCCGATCGATGACATTTTCGTCTACCGCCTGGCTGCCGACCACTTTATGATCGTCGTCAACGCCTCCAATGACGACAAGGACTGGGCCTGGGTCAGTGGCCTGATTGACGGCAAATATCTGGTTGATCCAGCTAATCCCGGCGCGGTGCTGCCGGGCCGCCATGAGGTCACCCTGCGCAATCTGCGCGATCCCAGGCACGGGCCAGACATGCGCGTAGATATTGCCCTGCAGGGTCCAAGTAGCCGCGACATCCTGCTCAGCCTGCATGCCAGCGAGGCTGACCGGACCGCGATCAAGAAGCTGCCCTGGGCGGGCATCGCTCATGTCACGCTCAAAGGCTACGATGTGATCGTCACCCGCACCGGCTACACCGGCGAGCGCATCGCCTATGAGTTGTTCCTCCATCCAGATAAAGCTCCCGCTTTCTTCAAGGACCTGGTGGACAGCGGCGCCGTACCCTGCGGTCTGGCCGCGCGGGATAGCCTGCGCACGGAAGCCGGTCTGCCCCTCTACGGCCACGAACTGGCCGGCATACTAGGGCTTGGCCCGGCGGACGCTGGCTTCGGCGGCTACGTCAAGACCTGGAAGCCCTTCTTCGTGGGCAAGCGGGCCTTCCTGGAACACGAGCGAACGCGCAGCGCGATGGTCACCCGCTTCCGCCTGAATGCCAAGGGCATGCGCCCGCCGCAGCCGGGTGACCCGGTAGTGGAGCCACGCGGGCGGGTGATCGGCATGGTCACCAGTTGCTCGATCGACAGCGAGGGTTACCAGCTGGGGCAGGCATACATCAAGACGGACTTCCTGGAGGAAGGCACACCAATCGCCATCTACACCGGCGCCGAGAAGCTGACCCTCAGCAAGCCGTTCGGCCAGCTCCGCATTGGCGACAAGGCCCCTGTGCCCACCCCGGCCACTGTGCTCAGTCGCTTCCCCAAGCGCGAGTAG
- the gcvPB gene encoding aminomethyl-transferring glycine dehydrogenase subunit GcvPB: MKLEPLIYEISVPGRCGVRLPEVDVPTTDLPQELLRAELDLPEVSEVDVIRHYVRLSHLNYGVDKGFYPLGSCTMKYNPKVNEDAARLPGFAGLHPRLGINETQGALMLMYYLQTWLAEISGMKGVSLQPAAGAQGEFSGILMIRKYHLDRGDSKRTKILVPNSAHGTNPATTSMAGLEVVELPSDENGDVDLAALRAACDDTVAGMMITVPSTLGLFERHMLEVIEAVHACGGLMYMDGANMNAMMGVLKPGEIGFDVMHYNLHKTFSTPHGGGGPGSGPVACNEKLLPFLPGPIVTEIEPGDDEQPPLYGWHMPEKSIGRIKAFHGNFGMLVRAYTYIRENGGPGLRDVSYHAVLNANYVLALLRDTYHVPYDRFCGHEFVMEGRWKDAPDVHALDISKRLMDYGYHPPTNYFPLIVPEALMIEPTETESKETLDAFAETLKTIAREAHENPDLLHEAPHITPVGRVDEVLAAKQLVLCCVPIPDWAEQPPTLSTQSA, from the coding sequence ATGAAGCTCGAACCGCTCATTTACGAGATCAGCGTGCCGGGCCGTTGCGGCGTGCGCTTGCCGGAGGTGGATGTCCCGACGACTGACCTGCCTCAGGAACTGCTCCGCGCGGAACTTGACTTGCCGGAAGTCAGTGAGGTGGATGTGATCCGCCATTATGTGCGGCTGAGCCACCTCAACTACGGTGTGGACAAAGGCTTCTACCCGCTCGGCTCCTGCACGATGAAGTACAACCCTAAGGTCAATGAGGATGCAGCGCGCTTGCCAGGCTTTGCCGGGTTACACCCGCGATTGGGCATCAACGAAACGCAGGGTGCGCTGATGCTGATGTACTACCTGCAGACCTGGCTGGCCGAGATCAGTGGGATGAAGGGGGTCAGCCTGCAGCCTGCCGCTGGCGCACAGGGAGAATTCAGCGGCATTCTCATGATTCGTAAGTACCATCTGGATCGTGGGGATAGCAAGCGCACCAAAATCCTTGTGCCCAACAGCGCTCATGGCACCAACCCGGCGACGACTTCCATGGCTGGCCTGGAGGTAGTGGAACTCCCATCTGATGAGAATGGCGACGTTGATCTGGCAGCGCTGCGGGCGGCCTGCGACGATACCGTGGCTGGCATGATGATCACTGTGCCCAGCACACTTGGCCTCTTTGAAAGGCACATGCTGGAGGTGATCGAGGCGGTGCATGCCTGCGGCGGCCTGATGTACATGGACGGCGCCAACATGAACGCCATGATGGGTGTGCTCAAGCCGGGTGAGATCGGCTTCGATGTGATGCACTACAACCTGCACAAGACGTTCTCCACGCCGCACGGCGGCGGTGGGCCGGGCAGCGGGCCGGTGGCCTGCAATGAGAAATTGCTGCCATTCCTGCCGGGGCCAATCGTGACTGAGATCGAGCCTGGCGATGACGAACAGCCACCGCTCTACGGCTGGCATATGCCGGAGAAGAGCATCGGGCGTATTAAGGCGTTCCACGGCAACTTCGGGATGCTCGTCCGGGCCTACACGTACATCCGGGAAAATGGCGGCCCTGGCCTCCGCGATGTTTCCTACCATGCGGTGCTGAATGCCAACTATGTGCTGGCGCTGTTGCGTGACACGTACCATGTGCCCTACGACCGTTTCTGCGGGCATGAGTTTGTGATGGAGGGCCGCTGGAAGGATGCGCCGGATGTCCATGCGCTGGACATCTCCAAGCGCCTGATGGATTACGGCTACCATCCGCCGACCAACTACTTCCCGCTGATCGTGCCTGAAGCGTTGATGATCGAGCCGACCGAGACTGAGAGCAAAGAAACACTCGATGCCTTCGCCGAAACGCTCAAGACGATCGCCAGAGAAGCGCACGAGAATCCCGATTTGCTCCACGAGGCACCGCATATCACACCGGTGGGCCGCGTTGATGAAGTACTGGCGGCCAAACAACTGGTGCTCTGCTGCGTGCCTATCCCTGACTGGGCGGAACAGCCGCCGACACTCAGTACTCAATCAGCCTGA
- the gcvPA gene encoding aminomethyl-transferring glycine dehydrogenase subunit GcvPA: MSYLPHTDADRRAMLAAIGVESIEELFDAVPEQYRFPHLALPEPLSEMEVLSELYGLQAANASVQDFSLFLGAGAYHHFIPSAINHILLRGEFYTAYTPYQPEVSQGTLQAIFEYQSMLCALTGMEAANASHYDGATSLAEAIIVAINEARGKRRKVVLSAGINPQYREVVRTYLQGQDVTFVGDDRVRTPAELLGLVDDQTAMLAVAYPNFFGQIEDFTGLADSLHNQKVLLTLVADPIMLGLFKSPGELGADMAVGEGQPLGIPLSFGGPYLGYFACTKQLVRKISGRIIGETRDNRGQRAFVMTLRPREQDIRREKATSNICTNQGLMALAAGIYLSLMGKCGLKTVANLCYQKSHYAAREIDKLPGFSVDWSKPFFKEFMVRCPRPVAEINARLLEDYGIIGGYDLAQDYPDRANTMLIAVTEMNTREEIDALVAALEEIAS, encoded by the coding sequence ATGAGCTACCTCCCTCATACCGATGCCGACCGCCGGGCGATGCTGGCGGCGATCGGCGTTGAGTCCATTGAGGAACTGTTTGACGCTGTGCCAGAACAGTATCGCTTTCCACACCTGGCACTGCCTGAGCCTTTGAGCGAGATGGAGGTGCTATCCGAGCTGTATGGCCTGCAGGCCGCCAATGCCAGCGTGCAGGACTTTTCGCTCTTTCTTGGCGCCGGGGCGTACCATCACTTCATCCCCAGCGCGATCAATCACATCCTGCTGCGCGGGGAGTTCTACACTGCCTACACGCCTTACCAGCCGGAGGTCAGCCAGGGTACGCTCCAGGCGATCTTCGAATACCAGAGCATGCTATGCGCCCTGACGGGCATGGAAGCCGCCAACGCCAGCCACTATGACGGCGCAACCAGCCTGGCTGAGGCAATCATTGTCGCTATCAATGAGGCGCGTGGCAAGCGGCGCAAGGTTGTGCTCAGCGCCGGAATCAATCCGCAATATCGGGAGGTCGTCCGCACCTACCTGCAGGGCCAGGATGTCACCTTTGTCGGCGATGACAGGGTGCGCACACCGGCTGAACTGCTCGGCCTGGTTGACGATCAGACGGCGATGCTGGCGGTCGCGTACCCCAACTTCTTCGGGCAGATTGAAGACTTCACCGGGCTGGCGGACAGCCTGCACAACCAGAAGGTTCTGCTGACGCTGGTCGCGGACCCGATCATGCTGGGGCTGTTCAAGAGTCCCGGCGAACTTGGCGCGGATATGGCGGTGGGCGAGGGCCAGCCGCTGGGCATCCCGCTCAGCTTTGGCGGACCGTACCTGGGCTACTTTGCCTGCACCAAGCAACTGGTGCGTAAGATTTCGGGGCGCATCATCGGCGAGACGCGGGACAACCGCGGCCAGCGCGCCTTTGTGATGACCCTCCGCCCACGCGAACAGGACATCCGCCGGGAAAAGGCAACGAGCAACATCTGTACTAACCAGGGGCTGATGGCGCTGGCGGCGGGCATCTATCTGTCGCTAATGGGTAAGTGTGGGCTGAAGACGGTCGCTAACCTGTGCTACCAGAAATCGCACTATGCCGCCAGGGAGATCGACAAGCTACCGGGCTTCAGCGTGGACTGGAGCAAACCCTTCTTCAAGGAGTTCATGGTTCGGTGTCCCAGACCGGTGGCGGAGATCAACGCCCGGTTGCTGGAAGATTACGGCATCATCGGCGGCTATGACCTGGCGCAGGACTATCCTGACCGGGCCAATACCATGCTGATCGCCGTGACCGAGATGAATACCCGCGAAGAGATTGACGCGCTGGTTGCCGCGCTGGAGGAGATCGCCTCATGA
- the gcvH gene encoding glycine cleavage system protein GcvH has translation MSKVEQGLKYTQTDEWIRVEGSVGVIGLTDYAQDALNDIVYVELPDVGATFAKGESFGSVESVKAASDMHMPVSGTVTEINEALQDAPETVNSDPYGAGWFIKIAISNPAELNDLLDADAYEKYCAERE, from the coding sequence ATGAGCAAGGTGGAACAGGGACTGAAGTACACCCAGACTGATGAATGGATTCGGGTGGAAGGCAGCGTGGGGGTGATCGGCCTGACCGATTACGCCCAGGATGCTCTGAACGATATCGTTTACGTTGAATTACCTGACGTGGGCGCCACATTCGCCAAAGGCGAATCTTTCGGGTCGGTGGAGTCCGTCAAGGCGGCGTCGGATATGCACATGCCGGTTAGCGGTACCGTCACTGAGATCAACGAGGCGCTGCAGGATGCGCCGGAGACGGTCAACAGCGATCCCTATGGCGCCGGCTGGTTCATCAAGATTGCCATCAGCAACCCTGCCGAACTGAATGATCTGCTGGACGCCGACGCCTACGAAAAGTACTGCGCAGAGCGTGAATAG
- the tgt gene encoding tRNA guanosine(34) transglycosylase Tgt, with protein sequence MFEFTLEATDGHARAGRFTTPHGTLETPVFAPVGTQATVKAASPRVLREVGATLILANTYHLYLRPGDELIRDMGGLHAFMAWDRPILTDSGGFQVFSLASNRRIDSDGVDFVSHIDGSKHRFTPEKSIRIQENLGADIIMCFDECPTPNDRVAVEAALERTHAWAVRCQAAHTREDQALFGIVQGGIYPDLRAQSAAFLRGLDFPGYAIGGLAVGETKAEMYATLEQTTPLLPADKPRYLMGVGSPEDLVHGVARGVDIFDCVLPTRVARNGAALTRQGRINIRNLKYARDPDPIEPGCTCYACTTFSRAYIRHLIKAEEILAHNLLTLHNIHLLQTLMREMRAAILTGTFGAYAAAFLATYRPVGNPPPHPLPTNPTAG encoded by the coding sequence ATGTTTGAATTCACGCTGGAAGCTACGGACGGGCACGCCCGCGCCGGACGGTTTACGACGCCTCATGGAACACTGGAGACGCCGGTCTTCGCCCCGGTGGGCACGCAGGCCACCGTCAAAGCAGCCAGCCCGCGTGTCCTGCGCGAGGTTGGCGCGACGCTGATCCTGGCCAATACCTACCACCTCTATCTCCGCCCCGGTGACGAGCTGATCCGCGACATGGGCGGGCTGCATGCTTTTATGGCCTGGGACCGCCCGATCCTGACCGACTCCGGGGGGTTTCAGGTATTCAGCCTGGCCAGCAACCGCCGGATCGACAGTGATGGCGTCGATTTCGTCTCGCACATCGACGGCAGCAAACACCGCTTTACCCCGGAAAAGTCGATTCGGATTCAGGAAAACCTGGGCGCTGACATCATCATGTGCTTTGATGAATGCCCGACCCCCAATGACCGGGTGGCGGTCGAAGCCGCCCTGGAGCGCACCCACGCCTGGGCGGTGCGTTGTCAGGCTGCACACACACGGGAGGATCAGGCGCTCTTTGGCATTGTGCAGGGCGGCATCTACCCTGACCTGCGGGCGCAATCGGCGGCCTTTCTGCGTGGGCTGGATTTCCCCGGCTATGCCATCGGCGGTCTGGCGGTTGGGGAAACCAAGGCCGAGATGTATGCCACCCTGGAACAGACCACACCGCTCCTGCCGGCGGACAAGCCGCGCTACCTGATGGGCGTTGGCAGTCCCGAAGACCTGGTGCACGGTGTGGCGCGCGGCGTGGATATCTTCGACTGCGTACTGCCCACCCGCGTCGCCCGTAATGGCGCCGCCCTGACGCGTCAGGGGCGTATCAACATCCGCAACCTCAAGTACGCCCGCGACCCAGACCCGATTGAGCCAGGTTGTACATGCTATGCCTGCACGACCTTCTCCCGCGCCTACATCCGCCACCTGATCAAGGCAGAAGAAATACTGGCCCATAACCTGCTAACACTGCACAACATCCATCTCCTGCAAACCCTGATGCGTGAGATGCGTGCGGCGATCCTGACCGGGACGTTTGGCGCGTATGCCGCCGCTTTCCTGGCGACGTACAGGCCGGTTGGCAACCCGCCTCCCCACCCGCTGCCGACCAATCCGACTGCGGGTTGA
- the uppP gene encoding undecaprenyl-diphosphatase UppP — MSILQAIILGIIQGATEFLPISSSGHLVLLPWWFNWELPHNLVYPVAVHLGTLLAVLIYFRQDWIRLFHGLVRLIQTRKLDHPDSLLLVYLTIGSIPVATFGSFLARRLEETFQTPVAVAALLVVTAGLLILAERLTAIRGKTGNQLDHMTWQDALVIGIAQLFALLPGVSRSGSTIAAGLIRGLSRAESARFSFLLGAPAIVGAGILTSIQAINGNQFDGQLLPLLAGFTSAAIVGYVAIALLLAFVRRRRLYLFAAYCILFAAVSLLAIGLGW, encoded by the coding sequence TTGAGCATTCTACAGGCCATCATTCTGGGCATTATCCAGGGCGCAACCGAGTTTTTACCCATTTCCAGCTCCGGGCATCTGGTTCTGCTGCCCTGGTGGTTCAACTGGGAGCTTCCGCACAATCTGGTTTATCCTGTAGCTGTCCACCTGGGCACATTGCTCGCTGTACTGATCTACTTCCGGCAGGATTGGATACGCCTCTTCCATGGGCTGGTCCGCCTGATCCAGACGCGCAAGCTGGATCATCCCGACAGTCTGTTGCTCGTCTACCTGACCATTGGCTCGATTCCAGTGGCTACCTTTGGATCATTCCTTGCCCGCAGGCTGGAGGAAACATTCCAGACACCGGTCGCCGTCGCCGCACTGCTGGTGGTCACCGCTGGCCTGCTCATCCTGGCCGAGCGCCTGACCGCGATCAGAGGCAAGACAGGTAACCAACTCGACCACATGACCTGGCAGGATGCTTTAGTCATCGGCATTGCTCAGCTTTTTGCTCTGCTGCCGGGTGTCTCCCGTTCAGGTAGCACCATTGCCGCCGGGCTGATCCGGGGTCTCAGCCGCGCCGAAAGCGCACGTTTCAGTTTTCTTCTCGGCGCGCCGGCGATCGTCGGCGCAGGCATCCTGACCAGCATTCAGGCGATTAACGGCAACCAGTTTGACGGCCAGCTCTTGCCCCTGCTGGCGGGCTTCACCAGCGCGGCCATCGTCGGCTATGTGGCCATCGCCTTACTGCTCGCTTTTGTCCGCCGCCGCCGGCTATACCTGTTTGCCGCCTATTGTATCCTCTTTGCGGCGGTCAGCTTACTGGCCATTGGCCTCGGATGGTGA
- a CDS encoding SH3 domain-containing protein has translation MKTSLLPLILVALLLPGLIVVAQGGDVSLTATVIFPVITLREGPGLDHPASGRAAQGEMLTITGRSADSGWFQVTLADGGTAWLAAYLVTLDGDAARLPVVEGVPSAQDDRLFVPPGCDYFGIGPFYGHVGQSIVLTQGWEAATRALIDDYLSNVIQIVSFDGRLISTYSAYRGEPFYHEATGTWRVFWSFDMGPVATGTHVIEWSQMFNRPVSDGLDNNGDGQPDTYGPDMTTYRCTLIIQ, from the coding sequence GTGAAAACATCGTTGTTACCGCTGATCCTTGTCGCGCTGCTGCTGCCGGGCCTGATCGTTGTTGCTCAGGGCGGCGATGTCAGCCTGACAGCAACTGTCATCTTCCCTGTGATCACCCTGCGGGAAGGCCCCGGCCTGGATCATCCGGCCAGCGGCAGGGCTGCTCAGGGCGAAATGCTGACGATCACCGGTCGCTCAGCCGACAGCGGGTGGTTCCAGGTGACTTTAGCTGACGGTGGGACAGCCTGGCTGGCGGCGTATCTGGTCACCCTGGACGGCGACGCGGCTCGTCTGCCGGTCGTTGAGGGTGTGCCGAGCGCGCAGGACGACAGACTGTTCGTCCCGCCGGGTTGCGATTACTTTGGCATCGGCCCATTCTACGGCCATGTCGGCCAGTCCATCGTCCTTACTCAGGGCTGGGAAGCAGCCACCCGCGCGCTGATTGACGATTATCTCAGCAACGTGATCCAGATCGTGAGTTTTGACGGGCGCCTGATCAGCACATACAGCGCCTACCGGGGCGAGCCGTTCTACCACGAAGCCACCGGCACCTGGCGGGTGTTCTGGAGCTTTGATATGGGGCCGGTCGCCACTGGAACGCACGTCATCGAGTGGTCGCAGATGTTCAACCGCCCGGTCAGTGACGGCCTGGACAACAACGGCGACGGCCAGCCGGATACCTACGGCCCGGACATGACCACCTACCGTTGCACGCTGATCATCCAGTAA